In Candidatus Defluviibacterium haderslevense, the following are encoded in one genomic region:
- the bla gene encoding BlaB/IND/MUS family subclass B1 metallo-beta-lactamase gives MKTITTFLFCIIFLSNLCGQTHKNNLNITYLSGDFYVFTTYREFKGTPFPSNGMYVVTHDGVVLIDTPWDTTQFQPLLDSIKIRHNQNVVICVATHSHEDRTGGLEYYKQKGIKTYTSLQTDQISKSRNEKQAAFLMLEDTVFTVGQYSFQTYYAGAGHTPDNIVIWFPKNKILYGGCLVKSTEAIDLGNLNDADPKQWPSTIKKIKRKFGKPNYVIPGHQNWTDNTSLDHTLKLLRQYKKENLR, from the coding sequence ATGAAAACAATTACAACATTTTTATTTTGCATTATTTTTTTATCTAATCTTTGCGGACAGACCCATAAAAATAATTTGAACATAACATATTTGTCCGGGGACTTTTATGTGTTTACCACGTATCGGGAATTTAAGGGAACACCATTTCCTTCCAATGGTATGTATGTAGTAACTCATGATGGTGTAGTACTCATAGACACACCCTGGGACACCACTCAATTTCAACCCTTACTCGACAGCATTAAAATCAGGCATAATCAAAATGTAGTGATATGTGTTGCTACTCATTCGCACGAAGATCGAACGGGTGGACTTGAGTATTACAAACAAAAGGGAATTAAAACTTATACGAGCCTGCAAACCGATCAAATCAGTAAATCCAGAAATGAAAAACAAGCAGCGTTTTTAATGCTAGAAGATACCGTATTTACTGTGGGTCAATATTCTTTTCAAACCTATTATGCTGGTGCAGGACACACGCCAGACAACATCGTCATCTGGTTTCCAAAAAATAAAATTCTGTATGGTGGATGTTTAGTTAAAAGTACCGAAGCTATTGACCTCGGTAATCTCAATGACGCTGATCCAAAACAGTGGCCTTCGACCATAAAAAAGATTAAGAGAAAATTTGGCAAACCCAATTACGTTATTCCCGGCCATCAGAATTGGACAGATAATACTTCATTAGATCATACCTTGAAATTGTTAAGGCAATATAAAAAGGAAAACCTCCGATAA
- a CDS encoding T9SS type A sorting domain-containing protein — MKTKIYLFLLMLINFNSNAQLSWLQMPDFPGGKRWGVASFSINNKGYMGLGTDANSVYYSDWYEYDPITNQWTQLANVPANGTAFSVSFSIGSKGYVIGGASNGRYSNAVYEFDPVTKTWTIKTPMPDGGRQNAAGFSLNGLGYVGTGSNGTSLNDFYAFDPVANTWTPKASFPGIERNGASGFTAGDKGYIGMGNNSNATFYPNDLYEYDPNQDVWTQKANFPLSSVNSPTTYSSSKDGYVLCGYFYQYAGITHNPMNMFYKYAPLTDTWTLLGTFPGLPRGYAGGFTLMNDIYIGTGAQSNGGNPRFSDFWKLSNGLSLFVKDHDNLLDFDILPNPSSKYIYIGDIKGKQPKSIRIYDFSGKLIKIQSIKDVKQAIDISTFSSGLYFMELTTKDGYVLDCQFMKE, encoded by the coding sequence ATGAAAACTAAAATTTATCTATTCTTATTAATGCTAATTAATTTTAACTCGAATGCTCAGTTGAGTTGGTTACAAATGCCAGATTTTCCTGGAGGAAAAAGGTGGGGAGTTGCATCGTTTTCCATAAATAATAAAGGATATATGGGCCTTGGAACAGATGCTAATAGTGTTTATTATAGCGATTGGTATGAATATGATCCCATAACTAATCAATGGACTCAACTTGCAAATGTTCCCGCAAATGGAACAGCATTTAGTGTTAGTTTTTCTATAGGATCAAAAGGTTATGTAATAGGGGGAGCATCAAATGGCAGGTACTCAAATGCTGTTTATGAATTTGATCCTGTAACCAAAACGTGGACCATTAAAACACCTATGCCAGATGGTGGCAGACAAAATGCGGCAGGATTTAGTTTAAATGGATTAGGATATGTCGGGACTGGGTCCAATGGTACAAGTTTAAATGATTTCTATGCATTTGACCCGGTAGCCAATACATGGACACCTAAAGCATCCTTCCCTGGCATTGAACGCAATGGCGCTTCTGGATTTACTGCAGGGGACAAAGGATACATAGGAATGGGTAACAACTCAAATGCTACTTTTTACCCAAATGATTTATATGAATATGATCCAAATCAAGATGTTTGGACACAAAAAGCAAACTTCCCCTTGTCCAGTGTTAATTCACCGACTACCTATTCCTCGTCAAAAGATGGCTATGTGTTGTGTGGCTATTTTTATCAGTATGCCGGTATTACTCATAATCCCATGAATATGTTTTATAAATATGCTCCATTAACAGATACATGGACGCTTTTAGGTACGTTTCCAGGTTTGCCACGTGGTTATGCTGGTGGATTTACTTTAATGAATGATATTTATATCGGAACAGGCGCTCAATCCAATGGTGGCAATCCTCGTTTTTCTGATTTCTGGAAGCTGAGTAATGGACTTTCACTTTTTGTAAAAGACCATGACAACTTACTTGACTTTGATATTTTACCAAACCCTTCATCCAAGTATATTTATATTGGTGACATCAAAGGGAAGCAGCCTAAATCTATTCGAATTTATGACTTCAGTGGAAAATTAATAAAAATACAATCCATTAAAGATGTCAAACAAGCCATCGATATATCTACTTTCAGTAGTGGATTGTATTTTATGGAATTGACAACTAAAGACGGTTATGTTCTGGATTGTCAGTTTATGAAAGAGTAA